Genomic segment of Panicum virgatum strain AP13 chromosome 9N, P.virgatum_v5, whole genome shotgun sequence:
CGTTACCACCCCTAGTTACATATAAGTTCCACAATTTTGATCATTTAATTTAAACGTGAAAAGAGATCTGTTCAATGGAACAATGCTTTCTTCCAGCTACGGATTACCCCTACAGTCACACACCGTTCCTACTAACTACAATCTACAAAATCAAAATCCAAGCATAAGCTGCTGTTCCGCAAGTTATCATACATGGGCTATAAGTTACAATACACCCCATTTACCACAACAATCAAGAAACCCCCGAGATCTTTGCCGGTGTTTTACACCTTCCTTTATTGTATTGGCCAAAGAAGAGAACCAAGTATTTCCAGTTACTACATGCTACCAGGACCTCCCTTATTTGCGCCTTGCAACTGCTCCATCGGTGAGTTAGCGATGCTGTTGACAGACCCATGGGTCTGTGAGCTCAACTGCGGGCTTGGGGGTGGGCCTGGAGTGGCTACCGGGTTCGCCGCATTATTGCTCATTTGCTGCAGAGTTCCTGAGCTCAACTGGGGGCTCATTGCAGCATGTTGACCCATTTGCTGTGGGCttatctgctgctgctgcatcatcaTTGACTGCTGTGAGCCAGCAGGTGAGCCCACCTGCGCCTGCTGTAACGGAGATCCCATTTgtcgttgctgctgctgcagctgttgttgttgcagctgctgctgctgtagctgttgttgtagctgctgctgctgctgctgctgtattTGCtgcagttgctgctgctgctgctgctgctgctgttgcgggTTCTgttggagctgctgctgctgtgggttctgttggagctgctgctgctgctgcagctgctgctggagctgcATTTGCTGTTGGGGGTTCAGCATCTTCGGAGGGCCCATAGAAGACATCATGGCCCGCTGCAGGGGGCTGAGGTTGCTTCTATTTAGCGGATGGCCCATCATGGACAAGCCGGCTGAACTAGGAAGGATTGGAGAGCCGCTTCCAGGCATTCCAACCATTCCAGTCTGCGGATACATGCCTGCTGCCCTTTGCTGTGCCAACCCCATTCGCATCTTGGCAAGAGCAGCAGGGTTCATATTTGGCCGAAGTCCAGCTGCAGAAAGGTTGGATGCCATGCCCATGTTCATTTGATTGGAACTGTTGCCTAAGCCTGACATCGATCCCATGGGGGAGGATATTGGCCGCACATTGCCCATTCCCATAACGTTTCCTAGGCCACCTATACCAACAACATTGTTAACCATATTGCCCATATTCATGGCTGAACCAAGCCCCATCATCACTTTCCTAGACATAGGTTGTTGCTGTTGTGCCTGCTGCTGTAGCATCTGAAGCTGCAAGGAAGTTGGAGTAGCCTTATTGTTTCCCATCTGACTTCCCACTGGGAGATTTGAGCCAGGCGCCAACATCTGAGATAACGGGCTTGTTGGCAGAAGTTGAGGTCTCTGCATCTGGTTAAGTGGAAGAGATGATGGTTGCTGCATCTGTGTTTGGGCATTTTGCTGCAGTGGTTGCTGCTGGGTctgttgctgctgtggctgCTGAACCAAATTTTGGTCAAGTTGCTGGCTCCTTGGAGGCATGGCTGCCCCTTGCATATACCCTTGCTGCATTGCTAGAACCTGGTTGCTATTAGCAGATGAAAGCATCCTGTTGACAGGAAGCTGCTGCATTGGTGTTCCAGGTCCCACATTTGCATGGGCTGCAGCATTAAGTTGCTGGCTTACACCTCCCTCTTGCTTCACATCACTTGCTAAGTTATCTGGTAAAATTCCTGATAGTGTATTGAGGTTAGCAGGAGGGGTGCCACGCATAACTTTATCGTCAGCTTTAGAATGCCCATCTTGCAACATCTAGGGTTTGTCATGGAGAGGCCGAAAATCAGAACATTAACAAGGCACCTCGCTATTCAAGTCTTTAGGTTAATTGGACTTACCAGGGGAATAAGCTGCTCTGCCAGCAAGTCAGCACAGTACTGCCAGATATAAAACAATTGAAAGTTAGGACAGAAGTAAGACacctgaatagtatggcctAGTGTTTCAGGGACTTTATGCTATTAAGGCAATAGTCAAAACTTGAGATAATGAGACATAACGACAAACCTTCGTCGGTAATATGAATACGCAATCATATGAATTCGGACCATCAAAATCTTCTAGATCTCCATACTGCATTCTTACAGTTTCATCAGGCATTTCCTTGAAAACAACCTGGAATGGCCTTGGATGACCTGTGACAATGTAAATCAGACTAATTGGAGGTGTCGTGTTTTTTCTTCACTGGAGACCTTTTTAGCAAAATATCTGTAAAACATACCTTGGTACATGCGGTTTGAGCTCACAAAATTTATTATCCTAGTCTTGCACATGTTTATTGTTCCACTAATCATAGAATTACAAAGAGGTCTTATTGTATCTATATAATCCTCAGTGTGGAAACAGCTGGAGAGACATCTGGCGACATCTTGGCTTGCATTGATCATGGGTTTCCTTTGAGGTATCTTATCAACCTTGTTCTTCTTACTGTGAAGCTGGTACCTGAAGCAGATTACAGCAGCAATTGTAACTATATGAAAAGAAATTACTACCACAATGCAATGGCCAAGAGAGAAACATTTCAAATCATCCACCATGAACAAATCTCAGTGTCAGCTATATAAGACTTTATAGTAAGATCTATATTGAATAAAAAACTTACATGCATCACTAGGTTTCAGCTCTAGCCTACCGCAACTTGATTGGGACTAAAAgactttgttgttgttgtagacTTTGATTCACGAAGTGCTATATATTTAAACGAACATAACGCCAaacatatatagaaaatgaCAGATCAACTATAATCCACACTCGTAATAACAGATGAAAGCTCGGGTAAATGAGATTTAGTACTAAAAGTTTAGACTTGCAAAGCTTTGTCCagtttcttttattttatttcgtCGAGAGAATCCAGTGAAAAAAAGATGCTTTATTTTTTACCGTATACTTGTTTCATGAATATACGACATATAAGCCGATTATTTCATTTTTGAACTAACTAACTAGCATGTCCTAAATTTCATATATTTAAGAACATGAAGCAGTTTATGTCAAATTTAAGTAAAAAATGATGATAATTTAAGTAAAAAACATGAAGCAGTTTATTCGCACATTCTAGGCTTCTTTTGTGGCCAGCAGAAGTGATAGTTGGATGTCAACTCTCAAATATCCTATATGTCAAATTCACATAGTGCAACTCCAAACTTTCTACAAAGTGCCTCTGTCCGTGGGCgaagccccgcggccggcgttccGAATAGGtccttgactcctctaacagCCTCCCGTAACAGACTTCCAAAGAAATAAAGGATAGAGGGAAAACACAAAAAATGTTAGCAGATATTAAATATTATGCCATACCGATGGGAAAGATTTTCTATTTTCGCAAATTTATCCAGGATTGCTTGGTCTCCCATAGGTGTGGTCCCAATTGATGGGCTGCTAGCATTTAGTGGAGCGTGCATATTTGAAACACTGGCTGGAGACCCAACGGCACTAACAGGTGGTTGAGTTTTGGGGACAgaatttgtttttctttttgaaggagcagcagcaggttgCTGTATTCTGTGCATAGAATCACTAGGGCTGGAAGCTACAGAAGGGTATCCAACTGCAGCATTGGAATTTGCAGCAAATTTATCTTTCTGTGCCCCAATTACAGCCGATGTCACAGCAGAACCAAACTGACCACCCATTGAACTGCTTGATATCTCTCCTGATTTAGAAGATACTGGAGACTGCACCATTGGCCCAGAAGGGGCACGAGAGCTAGGTGCTAACTTTCTTCTCTGaattatttcttcttttttcaaGTCCTTCTCAGCTGCAAACCGAGTATTCTGCCACTGTGCCATGTTTGGAAGATTATTTCTTGCCGTTGACTGCTGTGATAAATGCTGAGCCTGGGGTTGCTGTTGATCCAGCACAGAATTTCCAGGTGCCATAGACTGCAATGCGTCTTTTGACCTATCAGAACCATCCATCTGCTCTTGCTTGGCACCGTATCTCAAACCTTGCTGAAAATAGAAAGAAGATCCTGAATCTTGCATGTTGTTCATCACCGAAGGAGGATATCTCTGACCACTCAATGAAGAAGCATACTGCATCCCCTTGATATCTAATTGTGGATGCAATTGTGGGTTCTTCCATTGCATCTCCTGCCCACCAAGGGGTTGAGGCCTTATGTGCTGCTGCTGTACATCATCAATACCACCACTTGGCTTTATTCTCTTAGGATCTTGAAGCGGAGCATCTTGCATTTCCCTCTTCACAGATAGAAGGCCATTGGCAGTAACAGAGTCATTGTAACCAATCATGCTCTGAGGGGACGAAATGCTTGAATTGATTCCAGAAAAATTAGCAGGTGATCCTGCCACACGATCACTACCAACAGCTGAATAACTTACGGTTTGCTGTATGCCAGATTGGGACATCAGCATTCTGGCAGCATCTTGTGAACAATTTGGTCTAAGTTGCTGAGAACCACCCGAAATATTTTGGACGGTAATGTTATCGACAACCTGGTGAGCTGCACTACCACCTGTGATGCCCATCTCATCTGCTCTGGCATTATCAGGTAACCTATCAATGCAAACCTTTTTACCACGAGACATGTTACTGGATGTGACGACAACTTCAGGATTTTGCCTCAGCCTCCTCTTTTTTCCAATACCAAGGCTCAACTGCAAGAAACGCAAGAGGCTTAGTTTGCATCAAGATATACCTACCATGGTAGCATTTTTTGTTCAGCATGCGTACACACCTTATGTGGAATAGGATCCTGACAAAGTCGATCCAGTTTTGGAGTAGGGTCTAAGCAAAGTTCTGGTTGTAGGGCTCTCACAATACGAGCCTCAGCTTCCTAGAGAAACACGTATAGCATATGAGTCTGTATAGTTCAGCAAAATCAATCGCATGAACTGAAATTCCAGCTCCCTCTATTTCAGCAAAAGTTAATTAAGATATCCAACCATGCATGTATTTCACATTTAATTTGCTTTATCATGCTATCCTCCAGTGTTACAATCAGTTGTTGAAGAACTAACTTTACAATTACTAGGTATTGATactcaaatgaaaaatttaAATCGATGCATTCTTAGATAAACAAATGCTTAAAGATATTAAAAAAACTGGGAGCACAGATGCTAAAATGATCCATGTTGAAAGTCAGACTAACAGAAAGTTACCACAACATTACTTACCACAAAATCCCTGTAACTCCAGGAATCATCAGATAGCAGCGTAATGTCCTTTACAACATTCTCAAAGGTCATTCGTAGCCGTACTTTATTGACGATAGGTAATCCTAGCTGAGCAGATGATGCAGGGACTTGATTGGATACGTTCTTCCGGTAGTCACGTATCTAGAAAGAATTCTCATTACTTATATTGTTTATGTAATACAAATATATAATAGAAAGATAAGGCATAGGACAATGAATTACTGCTAAAGAATCAATGACGTCTTTATCAATAGGGTCACATGATGCTTCACAGTAATGCATAATGATTGTTTTGAGAAGAAGTTAGGAATACGATTTTACTGATAGGTTGGTACAATGTAGTGTTTGCAATACAGATAAGTGAAGTTTTCCTTTTAAAGAAAGGATTTCTCCCATATAGGGTAAACATTCGGTACAGAATTTGTGACTGATTTTTGAATCATGCATCAGAGAGAAATCAAACACGACTCAAGAGAACATAATCCCAAAGGTTTTAGCATGTTACAGATCAGTAACATTGCTAGCATACCATTTCTTAAGTGTGATAAAAACAACTCACCTCACAAACAACTGATCCATTGTAGTACTTGTTTGGTATCTCATCAAGAATATCGCCAGGCAGCCTCCCAGCTTCAATAGCCTGCAGATCATGAGGAAACTCATGTAACTGTAATTAGAGTCGTATATCACAGTTAACATGTTATTAGTTTTAGCCAGCTAATAGGATAAACATGGTCAAATCAGTTGGGAGACTGACAAAACAAAGCAGAAAATAATTGGCTTGTACACAAAAGAGTCAGCACACTTTTGAGGAACATTGCCACTATAATATGGTGGTATATGAAAAATGATCATCCACAGCAAACTTGAACTGCAGGATGCTTAGGTAAAAAACTACAGGGTCACAACAGTGTTGCAGTCACATTCTTGTAGGCGAACAAAACTTCACCATGTCACAGGTGCTGATGTGAAAACTGTCTTGAAACATTCTTCAGGGTTTTTTGGATGGGACTCAAAATTCTAGGTTGAGAGCGCAAAAGGAAAGAGTGTTACTTTACCATAGGATATTGAAATGTTtgttttttaatataatttagaACTTGACACCAATCTGAAAATATTTTCAAGTTTGCATTGACACTATTGATGCAAACATGGTACAGAAATTTTCCCATCCAAAATTGGAATGAGTATATTAAAACAAAATCTCATCTGTATCTTAAAATCACCTGAGAATTTGTATCTGAGTGATTGGCATAAATATTGCCCAACTCTACCAGCATTGCAATGTACAAGAATTCTTATGTCGAGCATATTCAAATCCGTGTTTGCCTTAAAGATTAAGTATATGTATCTTGAATCCAATTGGTCCATTTTCACCACTAATTTGGTTCTAAATTTAGCCACAACATTGCAAAAACTGTGGACGTGGCGTCAGAGTACAAAACTAACAAGAAACTTGCAAGCAAGTGGTACCATACTCACAGAGAATAGCTTTTCTGATGCTCTATCATAGGGATGCAGTGTTTTGCCATCCTGAATTGAAGTCTGGCTGGGATCCATCTGAAAATATATGTATTTATGTCAGGAACATAATTATAGTTGAGTGTTTCTCGCAAATTCCAGAAAAACAATGCCAGCAAGAGTAGTTACGAAATTCACTGCATAAATTTCCAGAAGAGAACTCACAGAGGCTGACTTTGAAATGAGATAACCTCTGTCATAGAGGCTGAAGGTGAAAGAAACTTCATGCTCTGCAATATGACGTTGAATGCTTAATATGAAGCATAAATACTAAAACTGGTCGAAAAAACGTTTTCTTCAactcttcaaagtacctggcaAAATTTCCCTGGAGCACACTGGTGAAATTTTGATGCCAttgacatattttgctctctcAACAGAGCCATACTGCATATAGAGATTAAATGAGCATTCCATCATAGGAAAACCAAGTTATTATGAAGAAAAGAACATTACAAGTCGAAATCAAATTAATAGAAgcaaaaacaaagagaaaatcaAACAAGAAAGTGCATAGAAAAGCCAAATAAGTCCTTCACTGAACAATTTTGGGTTAAAAACAAAGATCTGGCAACGAGATTTAGACCCTCTACCATCCACTTGAAATCTAACACAAGGTACATTTACCAAAGCCAGCACTTGTTAATTTCACCTTGCTACACCACGAAGGTATATTTACCAAAGCCAACACTTGTTAATTTCACCTTGCTAAACCACGAAGGGAGATCCCAAATCGTATGGCTTGGCTCCCAATTACATGATATTCAAACAGTTCAGCAACAATCCATGTGAGCTAAATGACAATCAGAGCAAGGGTAAATACAGGATAAGCAATTGATTAGGGTATTTCATTTCATCACAAGATAAATACTTATTTGGTCCATACTGGAGTTGTAGCAGCCAAAAATTCCTTTCCTCTAAATGCAGTTGCCCATACCCCAATTGACGCACATACGCTCCcaaaattaattgcaccaagaaAAAGTATcgatcccctcccctctcctctcaaAAACGATCTGCAACGAAGAGCACAAACCCCATATCCAATCGGTCCAAAGGACTTGAGCATTCCGAACGACAACGCGGTTGGGCGTCGAACAGAAGCTTTCGAATCGAAATCACTGGAAAGATGCGACCTACTTGTAAATCAATGAAAATTCCCGGGAAGGAGCATCAAGcccccaaacaaaaaaaaagtcgaTTTTTCATCAGCTCGGTACATAAAGCTCCCGTCTTTACGCGTCCAGATCCCCACCCCCGCCGTTGCCACCCAGACCATCTCGCAGTGAGACAGAAACCCAAGGCCGCAAAGAGACAGAAAGTACCGAGCGCCCCACCTCGCGTCTGGAATCGGACACGGACCCCTCCGCCTCGACCGCGGCCGGTTTTTCCgcctgcgccggcgccgcggacgCCGAGCGCGCGGCCGGGTGCACGCGGACGCCGACCTTGGACAGTTTGAAAGAGATCCCCATCCCCACGGGGGGCGCCGCCCTGCGGCGACGACCTAGGCTTCCTCACACGCaacttccgccgccgcctgtctcGCCGCCGATGAGCTCGTGCGAGCGAGGGGGttagagagagaagagagaggagaaagGGGGAAGAAGGGGGAGGGACGGAGGTTTAATGAGGTGAGCTCGGTGTACGGGGACGCAGTTGTATTTGCTCGAGCAGGGATGGCGCCtttcactgacatgtggggtcaaGACCAAGAGACGTGGGCCTTGAGCTGGTGCATGGGCCGGAGTTGTGGGCTGGGTTTATGAGTCGGTGGATGGGGTCTCGCGCTTTGCGTGCGTGGACTCGCTCTTGTTCATTGCGGGCAAAACCACCGCTCCAGGTTTCACCATCCGTCGCCTCAAGAGGTAATTCTTTGCAGATGCATGGTTATTTTGGGCCGCATATTAGGTCCATTAAAGCACATGTTACCAGCTACTAGGAAAGATAATTTATACATGCATGCACGAGTAAGACAACAATGCTGACATCACTCACATAcatgaaaatctgaaaattaaaaaaatttataactaTTAAACCAAGCATTTAGATTAAATTTAAATTGCATCATTATCTTTTGTATGaaaagatcttcaaaataagaccacACTTGCTTATATTTGCACGCTATTTCTAAAAGTTTTTTTAGTATTAAATAATTATTTTCGGATCCCGAGAACAAATAATTTGCCAATACAAAGAAATAATTCTTTTAGCGAACAAATAAACAtagcgaacaaataataatgtagaacaaacaaaatattaaacatcacgAACTTTGATTATATAGAATAAGTAATGGTAAATAAAAATTAGGAGCAATCGAGTCAATATTATTGAACAATTTAATTCACAAAAGGAACAAAATAAGCTGACATGACGAACAAATTAGTTGCAAACAGAAAAATAATACCATGAATAACTAACACATTCACAttgcaaaataaattattttttagcaAATAGAATATGGATAGACGCTGAATAATTTAGTGTATAAAGTAAATAAGTTATTTCTCACACTAACTAATCATTCAAATAAGACAAATTAGCATGGAATATGCTAAAAGAACTTCGATTCGAAGAATAAATATCTATGTGAGATCTAAAATAAACAAGGAAAGAAACAGAAATACAAATAGATAATATACATCAAAGGATTATacgaaaaattaaaaattaaaaatagaaaaataaaaatgaaataaaaaaggagatAATTAAGAAACATATTTACGGAGATAAACGAGGAAAGAAgacgaaaataaaaataagaaagaaaCATACGTCCAGATTTAGAGTCTTAATCAAGGAAAAAATACGGACAACAACGAAAGAAGAAAAAGCAAAGAGCGCTCACGTTGCACTGCACGCCTACTGTTTGTATCCGTTCCAGACTCGTAGCATCATTGGGCCACAGCCACCACACTTTTCCCACGGCCCATGTAATAGACATTTTGGGTGACAGAAAATTTTCCATCACGCGCGTGACATATAGCTGTTCACTTCAGCCTGAGACGTCCGATCAGAAATAGGATCAACGCGCCGATGGCCAGTGTATTTTGGTCGTTTTGGGTGTTGCTCCATGGCCAGGGTATTTTGGTCGTTTTGGGTGTTTGCTtatcttaatttttttagtaAAAAGGAACTTTTCATTAACTCAAAGACTCAGCGATATTGCTGGCCACTAGATTCTCCATACCCGGAGGCAATCCCTCCCACAAGCAGATAGTACCGTGAGAACACTTACAACCCAAGGCAGCAATTCATGCGCGATTCTATTACAAATTCTAGGAGCAAAAACAATATTATAATTAATAAAACTCAATCTCAGTAAGCACTTTatctcataataaatcaatcCCCCGTCAGGGGCAACCGGTGGGAGTCAGTTCTGATCACCTGCTGGAGAACCAAAGAATACTCTTATTACTATACGCCCTAGAGGGGGAGTGACGGGAGCAGTCGGACGCTCCCTAGGCGACATGTGTCCTGGAGAAGCCCGACGCAGAGCGTGGATTTGCCGCTCGCTCCTTTCCCCGCAACGCCGCGCCGCGGTGACCTGGCGCGCCTTGCTCCTCCGAGCCGCACGCACGCATGGAGCTCGGAGCATGTACCCGCCGCCGCACAGGCCTCCGCCATCGGAGGAGGGAGGACGAGGGGGTGGAAGGCCGGCCGTCGCAGATCCGCCATGCCTTGCGTGGATCCGGCCGCCGCacatggcctccgccgccgccgccatgggagggggCGGGGGGAGGGCCGGGCACCGCAGCTCGGAGCCGCGAGGAGCTGGCGTCgaaggagagggaaggagaagaggaagaggaggagaggagaggagaggagagggagggaggatccGGCAGCCTCCATGGCTCGGAGCTCGGCGCGCCCGGATCCGGCCGCAGCCGGAGCTCGCCACTTCGATCCGCACCTCACCGGCCGCGCCTGCTCGATGGCGCGCGCGGGACGGGCGAGCCGGCCGGGGAggtgaggaggcggcggaggaaacGAGGCGCACCGACCGGGGAGGTGAGCAGGCGGCGGAGGAAATGAGGCGGAGGCAGCGCTCGGtatgggggagagagagagcagagagagagtgggagggagggagggcggcggtggggggaaaggagaaaaaaaattgataagCGGGGTCCGCTGCTGGTAATTTGTATATAGTAAAATAGAAGATTAATAAAGGACACATACCAATTATTTTGCTTTACATTTTTAAACGCGCGCGGCGTAGCGCGCAATTGACCTAGTCAGTTTCTATAATCACACGGCCCATACCCTGCTCAATTGCAGCATTCACGGCGGTTGAGCATGCCACCACTTGCTTGTAGCGCATCCACCACACTGTCAATTCTTCCAGCCGCTGCATGACCTCCCCATCTAAGTCACGTACCACAAAACCCCCACCACCAGTTCCAGTTTCCGGAATGTAAGTGTAAAGAGTAATCTCGAGTAGACAAAGTAGAATGATAAAAGAACCAAGAAGTACTTTCATTTTCCCTAATGGTCCAGAGCAGGAccaagaagaggagagaagacacTGACCGCCGAATACTCAGAGCGCATCCACGACCACTCCACTTAATTAGTACCATTCCACTCCCAttgtaatatagaaataaggGAGCTGTTGTAATCGCCCTTCGCCTGTAAGGTAATCCCAAGTTTGTGTAAGTGCTTGGGGCTTCCCGAAAGAGAAAGCCGTATGTAAGTTTGCTTTGTGGAAATGGATTAAGCTTTCCTGTAAATTTCTCTGCTTTCCTTTGAGCTCGTTCATATGGAGTGATGTCTCTACGCTAGGGACCCTAGAGGAGAAATCTCTGCGTTGAGTTGCTCTCGTTTAGCCCATGGagaggcgtctgagagagcctgtgtccgtagagaagtgttcccttcggGTGGAACTGCCTGAGGAGACAGTAGAGCCTGAGTCCTTTATGCGCGTGGCCGGGGTTAGCTTGGGAGAAGACCGGGTAGGCCTGGTTCTGAAGCGAGCTAGCGATGCATGCGGTGAGTACCAAGTAGGATTTACACAAGCATAGTTGCACGACCGGCTGAATTTTGGCTTCGCCAACCTGCCAAGATCCTGAGAAGCATGCATACCCATACTTTGCATATTCACTAATCACGCACATAATAATTGCGCACTCATATCCACCACCCACGCAAGTCGCTATCGTCGAATAGTATAGAGTTGGGTGCCTGAGCCACTCTCTTGTGAGTGCTCGTGCActgtttatatttttaattaAGGTTTAAGCACATACTTAGCCAATATATATTGCCAGAATACTGCTGCAAATAGTAGCGTGAAAGCAATATTTTGCTCGCTGAGTTGTTAAATACTCCATAAATATTATGAAGAATAGTGCATAAAGAGAAACCCCATGAAGTGGTTCATCCACCTTGTGAGTGGGATTTTCCTATTCATATTCTAAATTTGAATAGTAGCTGGTATTTTGAATACTGCCGCGAATTTGAATAGTGATAGCTGAATTTGAATAGTGTCGTGAATAGTAACTCGAGATTTTAAATTTGCGGGTTTGAAAATTCGATTTCCTGCGCAGATTCCCGTGatactggtatcagagccgtggttattaaattttgaatttgagagaATTTGTGATACATTTTAGAATACAGGAATTACTGGAATATCTCAGTTGTGCTTAAAATGAAAGCTCTAGATGATGAAATTAAACAGTACGAATTTAAATTAAGCAAAATTCCTGATGAATATAATACTTCTATGCTATGTGATTGACCTGTaattagaaaaaaagaaatttatttcatAAGAAAGATAGCTTATTTAAAAAAGATATCTAAAAAAAGAGAGCTAAATGATAAGAAATATAAAGCGTCAGTTGTGATTAAGAAGTTGGAAGATGAGTCAAACCCAAAAGATATGCAGAATCATAAAGCCAAAAGGAATCTAGACATTCATAAAAGTAATATTACGATAGAAAATGTGTTAAAAGAGGACAAACAATCAGAGTCTATGAATAAGCTTTTAGAAAGTTGTGAAGACGAAGAAAATAATGCCCAACAATACAAAGATTTTATAGATAGTTTAGATGATGATTGTTTATATAATCTAGATAATGCTATAGATGCATTAGAGATAAAAACTGAGAGAACTAATAAGGAAGTGAAAACTGAATTAATGGACCAAGGAAATTGCGATCATGATTGGATACAAGCAAAATGTGACTATAATATTAGATGCACTTTCTGTATTTATTATCCTAGCCAAAAAAATAGATTTACTTGTAGTTTATGCTTAAAGCAAGCATGTGCTTCATGTTTAAAATCTGGAAATCAAAGATGGAGACAAGAAGTAGAATTAGAAGCAGAAGATAAATTATTAGCAAGAAGAGTTAGAAATTTagaaaatagaataaatagTTTAGAAGTGGAATTAGAAGAACTAAGAAGTAAGATAGAACTCAGTGAGGTACAGAAGGTTGAAGAAAAGGCTGGTAAAAATATTGAGTTAAAGGATCAAACAATAATAAACAACAAGGATAATAGTGCAATACAGTTAAAGGATGCTATAATAAATTTTGGTAGCAAATATATAGTCAAATTGCCATTTAAAGAAATTGTAGGAATAAGAATACCTGTGAAAGTAAAATTAACACCTACTATTACTAACAAAATATTAGCATTAATTGATACTGGCTGTACCAAAAATATTatacatgataaatattttGCAAGATGTCCAGAAATAGTTCATACAATAGATTCAGAAAAGGCAGATATATCCACTGATATGTTTGAAATAAAGAAGCTTCATAATCAGTTAGTCTACAATATTGAGGTACAAATAAATAATACTAAATATATTATGGATGAG
This window contains:
- the LOC120690247 gene encoding protein PHYTOCHROME-DEPENDENT LATE-FLOWERING-like isoform X2, which codes for MGISFKLSKVGVRVHPAARSASAAPAQAEKPAAVEAEGSVSDSRREYGSVERAKYVNGIKISPVCSREILPEHEVSFTFSLYDRGYLISKSASMDPSQTSIQDGKTLHPYDRASEKLFSAIEAGRLPGDILDEIPNKYYNGSVVCEIRDYRKNVSNQVPASSAQLGLPIVNKVRLRMTFENVVKDITLLSDDSWSYRDFVEAEARIVRALQPELCLDPTPKLDRLCQDPIPHKLSLGIGKKRRLRQNPEVVVTSSNMSRGKKVCIDRLPDNARADEMGITGGSAAHQVVDNITVQNISGGSQQLRPNCSQDAARMLMSQSGIQQTVSYSAVGSDRVAGSPANFSGINSSISSPQSMIGYNDSVTANGLLSVKREMQDAPLQDPKRIKPSGGIDDVQQQHIRPQPLGGQEMQWKNPQLHPQLDIKGMQYASSLSGQRYPPSVMNNMQDSGSSFYFQQGLRYGAKQEQMDGSDRSKDALQSMAPGNSVLDQQQPQAQHLSQQSTARNNLPNMAQWQNTRFAAEKDLKKEEIIQRRKLAPSSRAPSGPMVQSPVSSKSGEISSSSMGGQFGSAVTSAVIGAQKDKFAANSNAAVGYPSVASSPSDSMHRIQQPAAAPSKRKTNSVPKTQPPVSAVGSPASVSNMHAPLNASSPSIGTTPMGDQAILDKFAKIENLSHRYQLHSKKNKVDKIPQRKPMINASQDVARCLSSCFHTEDYIDTIRPLCNSMISGTINMCKTRIINFVSSNRMYQGHPRPFQVVFKEMPDETVRMQYGDLEDFDGPNSYDCVFILPTKYCADLLAEQLIPLMLQDGHSKADDKVMRGTPPANLNTLSGILPDNLASDVKQEGGVSQQLNAAAHANVGPGTPMQQLPVNRMLSSANSNQVLAMQQGYMQGAAMPPRSQQLDQNLVQQPQQQQTQQQPLQQNAQTQMQQPSSLPLNQMQRPQLLPTSPLSQMLAPGSNLPVGSQMGNNKATPTSLQLQMLQQQAQQQQPMSRKVMMGLGSAMNMGNMVNNVVGIGGLGNVMGMGNVRPISSPMGSMSGLGNSSNQMNMGMASNLSAAGLRPNMNPAALAKMRMGLAQQRAAGMYPQTGMVGMPGSGSPILPSSAGLSMMGHPLNRSNLSPLQRAMMSSMGPPKMLNPQQQMQLQQQLQQQQQLQQNPQQQQLQQNPQQQQQQQQQQLQQIQQQQQQQLQQQLQQQQLQQQQLQQQQRQMGSPLQQAQVGSPAGSQQSMMMQQQQISPQQMGQHAAMSPQLSSGTLQQMSNNAANPVATPGPPPSPQLSSQTHGSVNSIANSPMEQLQGANKGGPGSM